Proteins from a single region of Halalkalibaculum roseum:
- a CDS encoding SusC/RagA family TonB-linked outer membrane protein — translation MLRKILYIATVCLFTSAAAFAQTGTLSGTVTDAESGETLPGANVLIVELQRGASTDTNGEFTVENIPAGEYNLRISFVGYQNYTRTIQINSGQTTEINAEMQPGAVGLDEVVVTGYGTTTKRELTGSIASVSSEDFEGVDVQNTEAILQGRAAGVTVTTTSGNPGGAFQVQIRGNGSINAASEPLYIVDGVQISFDQLSAQTSQSPLNSIAPGDIESIEVIKGASAAAIYGSQAANGVVLITTKRGQSGTTNISVRAQTGISGATQRVDYISTEQYLDFVGEGWALNAGVTPVGDAGLEEGGSYIPYRDAYENFFLGFFGSPTGTPDDPTGDGTLANTDWQDFIYDQGVTQQYRVSADGGNESTRFYISGRFEKTDGHIFNSKFDAIGVRSNFDHQFSDKFNASLNLNLSQTNQFGICQDGNFINCPPSQAMFEAPMSFPFFSNGEYSNLTRFGRSNNPAVIRDEVERNVQVISILSNLNLNYQFTDWLNLNATAGVDYRNVEDERYETPIADPGVDGSLSYDYRNVYNFTTNATLNARYTFDDVHNVSGFLGTEYRRNYWTRVGTTGEGFPGSFFRVLNASSSPVEASGTNSEFRIGSYFGTAKYNYDEKYFAAVTARYDGHSRFGNETRWGFFPSISGAWRISEEDFFNADFVNELKLRIGYGVVGNAAIGNFASRGLYSAVGSYSGTTALTPTQLANVNLSWEEAREINLGLDFEILEGRISGAIDVYRRDNENLLLDRELPTESGFGDITENVGAVRNEGVELELSSVNVNTGDFVWQSRFNIGALRNEVLDLGEDDVLNENDFNEEIRVGQAIGILQAPRWAGVNPADGRPMWYDINGNLTYRPNFNDDSINYKDGVANYTGGFGNTFNYKGLQLDVFFQFSFGKWAFAQSDWYFTRTPDFLMNLDEMVLDRWRVPGDVTYFPRAHEAGTDFNETANFRTQLGTHSIYNASYIRLKNVSLSYNLPASLTEKLNLRGLRLFANGLNLATWTAWPFYDPEVADGTNDIYGNVVAASYPTGLQINGGIEVQF, via the coding sequence ATGCTTAGAAAGATACTCTATATAGCAACAGTATGCCTGTTTACGTCCGCTGCGGCCTTTGCCCAGACCGGTACGTTGTCAGGAACCGTTACTGATGCAGAATCGGGTGAAACTCTTCCCGGGGCCAACGTATTAATCGTTGAGCTTCAAAGGGGTGCATCCACTGATACTAACGGTGAGTTTACGGTCGAAAATATTCCGGCTGGAGAATATAACCTGCGGATCTCTTTCGTCGGTTATCAAAACTACACCAGAACCATTCAAATTAACTCCGGACAGACTACCGAAATCAATGCCGAAATGCAGCCAGGCGCTGTAGGCCTTGACGAGGTTGTTGTAACCGGTTACGGCACTACCACCAAAAGAGAGCTGACCGGTTCAATTGCCAGTGTAAGCTCTGAAGACTTTGAAGGGGTAGACGTTCAAAATACTGAAGCGATCCTTCAGGGACGTGCTGCCGGTGTAACTGTTACCACCACTTCAGGTAACCCGGGCGGTGCCTTCCAGGTACAAATCCGTGGAAACGGTTCTATTAACGCTGCTTCTGAGCCTCTTTACATTGTAGACGGTGTTCAGATCAGTTTTGATCAGCTTTCTGCCCAAACTAGCCAATCTCCTCTCAACTCAATTGCACCGGGCGATATTGAATCTATTGAGGTGATAAAAGGTGCTTCTGCTGCCGCTATTTACGGTTCGCAGGCTGCCAACGGGGTAGTTCTGATTACTACCAAAAGAGGTCAATCCGGGACCACCAACATCTCTGTTCGTGCGCAAACCGGTATAAGCGGTGCTACTCAACGCGTTGACTACATAAGCACCGAGCAGTATCTCGACTTTGTTGGAGAAGGCTGGGCACTTAACGCAGGTGTTACTCCTGTAGGAGATGCGGGTCTGGAAGAGGGTGGATCTTATATTCCATACCGTGATGCTTATGAGAATTTCTTTCTCGGCTTCTTCGGATCCCCAACAGGAACACCTGATGATCCAACCGGTGACGGGACGTTAGCCAACACCGATTGGCAGGACTTCATCTACGACCAGGGAGTAACCCAGCAATACAGGGTTTCTGCTGATGGTGGTAATGAAAGCACCCGCTTCTATATTTCCGGTCGATTTGAGAAAACCGACGGACATATTTTCAACAGTAAGTTCGATGCTATCGGTGTTCGCAGTAACTTCGACCATCAGTTTTCGGATAAGTTCAATGCCAGCCTGAACCTGAACCTTTCTCAGACCAACCAGTTTGGTATTTGCCAGGACGGTAACTTTATTAACTGTCCTCCTTCTCAGGCTATGTTCGAAGCTCCGATGTCTTTCCCATTCTTTAGCAATGGTGAATATAGCAACCTTACTAGATTCGGACGATCCAATAACCCTGCGGTTATTCGTGATGAGGTTGAGAGAAACGTACAGGTTATCAGTATTCTAAGTAACCTGAATCTCAACTACCAGTTCACTGACTGGTTAAACCTGAATGCCACCGCCGGTGTTGACTATCGTAATGTCGAAGATGAGCGTTATGAAACTCCTATTGCCGATCCCGGTGTAGACGGAAGTCTTTCTTACGATTATCGTAACGTATATAACTTCACAACCAACGCAACGCTTAACGCACGTTATACTTTCGACGACGTTCACAATGTATCCGGTTTCTTGGGTACTGAGTATCGACGAAACTACTGGACTCGCGTAGGAACAACCGGTGAAGGTTTCCCGGGCAGTTTCTTCCGCGTACTGAACGCTTCTTCAAGTCCTGTTGAAGCTTCCGGTACCAACAGTGAGTTCCGAATCGGAAGTTATTTCGGTACTGCCAAGTACAATTACGATGAGAAGTACTTTGCTGCTGTTACTGCTCGTTATGACGGACACTCACGTTTCGGTAATGAAACACGCTGGGGTTTCTTCCCATCTATTTCCGGTGCATGGAGAATTTCTGAAGAGGACTTCTTTAATGCAGACTTCGTTAATGAGTTGAAGCTGCGTATCGGTTACGGTGTAGTAGGTAATGCTGCTATCGGTAACTTTGCTTCACGCGGACTTTATTCAGCAGTCGGTTCTTACAGCGGTACTACTGCTCTTACTCCGACTCAGCTGGCTAACGTCAACCTGAGCTGGGAAGAGGCCAGAGAGATCAACCTTGGTCTTGACTTCGAAATACTCGAAGGACGCATCAGCGGTGCTATCGATGTTTACCGCAGAGACAATGAAAACCTACTGCTTGACCGTGAGCTTCCAACCGAAAGCGGATTTGGAGATATTACGGAAAACGTAGGTGCAGTACGTAACGAAGGTGTTGAACTTGAGCTCTCTTCTGTTAACGTGAACACCGGAGACTTTGTCTGGCAGTCACGCTTCAATATAGGAGCTCTGCGCAACGAGGTACTGGATCTTGGCGAAGATGATGTATTAAACGAGAATGACTTTAACGAAGAAATTCGTGTAGGACAGGCTATCGGTATCTTACAGGCACCGAGATGGGCTGGAGTTAACCCTGCCGACGGTCGACCTATGTGGTATGACATTAATGGAAACCTGACTTACAGGCCTAACTTCAACGACGACTCCATCAACTACAAGGATGGTGTAGCCAACTACACCGGTGGATTCGGAAACACCTTTAACTATAAAGGACTACAACTGGATGTATTCTTCCAGTTCAGTTTCGGAAAGTGGGCTTTCGCTCAAAGCGACTGGTACTTTACCAGAACACCTGACTTCCTCATGAACCTGGATGAAATGGTACTTGACCGCTGGAGAGTTCCCGGCGATGTTACCTACTTCCCTCGTGCGCATGAGGCAGGTACTGACTTCAACGAAACAGCAAACTTCAGAACCCAGCTGGGTACTCACTCAATCTACAATGCAAGCTACATTCGCTTGAAGAACGTATCATTGAGTTACAACCTGCCGGCGTCTCTTACTGAAAAACTTAACCTCCGCGGACTGCGTCTGTTTGCCAACGGTCTGAACCTTGCTACCTGGACCGCATGGCCTTTCTATGATCCGGAAGTTGCTGACGGCACCAACGATATTTATGGTAACGTTGTGGCTGCTTCTTATCCGACCGGATTGCAGATCAATGGCGGAATTGAAGTTCAGTTCTAA
- the pyk gene encoding pyruvate kinase, whose amino-acid sequence MNLSDRRTKIVCTLGPSSNSEEMIDQLVRNGMDVARINFSHGTHKDHSKIIGILRKVADRYNLSLPILADLQGPKIRVGKMKDGSQELEAGEYVTLTSEDIEGTSEVIPIDYKDLANDAAEGNKILMDDGLLELKIVKKNEDSVVAKVEVGGLLKSRKGVNLPDVKISMPSLTKKDIKDLEHAVKEDVDYIAMSFVRSANDVQEVISRVRAAGSQAAIIAKIEKPEAVKVIDEIIEEANGIMVARGDLGIEIASERVPMVQKNIIERCRKAGKPVITATQMLDSMINNPRATRAESSDVANAVLDGTDAVMLSGETAAGEYPVEAIQAMDKICRSVEQNATHIYNSLGYRKPEWKEKQVIESLAYSCVMLGENVEAKVISTITHSGSTARRIAKFRPRVPIVAFTESDKVRRQLGLVWGVRPVKIDEIFDTDKSVKLMEEYLKRHGMVDKEDRVIIATGMPIAKRGRTNMIKVSTIE is encoded by the coding sequence ATGAATCTTAGTGATCGAAGAACCAAAATAGTCTGTACCCTCGGGCCAAGCAGCAATTCAGAAGAGATGATCGACCAGCTTGTTCGCAACGGTATGGATGTGGCAAGGATTAATTTTTCGCATGGCACCCACAAGGACCATTCAAAAATTATTGGCATCCTCCGGAAAGTGGCAGATCGCTACAATCTGAGTCTGCCCATTCTAGCCGACTTACAGGGGCCCAAAATACGGGTAGGGAAAATGAAGGATGGCAGTCAGGAGCTGGAGGCGGGGGAATATGTCACCCTGACTTCCGAAGATATTGAAGGTACCTCTGAAGTAATCCCCATTGATTACAAAGATCTGGCTAATGATGCTGCCGAGGGGAACAAAATTCTAATGGATGACGGTCTTCTGGAACTGAAAATTGTCAAGAAGAATGAAGACTCGGTTGTTGCAAAGGTAGAAGTGGGAGGGTTGCTGAAATCAAGAAAGGGTGTGAACCTACCGGATGTGAAGATCAGCATGCCTTCACTTACTAAGAAAGATATTAAGGACTTGGAACATGCCGTCAAGGAAGACGTCGATTATATCGCTATGTCGTTCGTACGTTCGGCCAATGATGTACAGGAGGTTATCTCACGTGTTAGGGCAGCCGGAAGCCAGGCTGCTATCATCGCAAAGATTGAAAAGCCAGAGGCGGTAAAAGTGATTGATGAAATCATCGAAGAAGCGAACGGCATCATGGTCGCCAGGGGAGACCTGGGTATTGAAATTGCCAGTGAAAGAGTCCCTATGGTGCAAAAGAACATTATCGAGCGTTGCCGAAAAGCCGGTAAGCCGGTGATTACTGCGACCCAAATGCTCGACTCCATGATTAATAACCCGCGTGCTACCCGGGCGGAAAGTTCGGATGTGGCCAACGCCGTGCTTGATGGCACCGATGCTGTGATGCTCAGCGGTGAAACGGCTGCCGGCGAATACCCGGTGGAAGCTATCCAGGCAATGGACAAAATTTGCCGTTCGGTGGAGCAAAATGCTACTCATATTTATAACAGTCTCGGTTATCGAAAACCGGAATGGAAAGAGAAGCAAGTTATAGAATCCCTGGCGTACTCATGCGTTATGCTCGGTGAGAATGTTGAGGCCAAGGTTATCAGCACCATAACCCATTCAGGCAGTACAGCACGGCGAATTGCCAAATTCAGACCACGAGTGCCGATAGTGGCATTTACTGAAAGCGACAAGGTACGAAGACAGCTTGGTCTGGTTTGGGGGGTACGTCCGGTAAAAATTGATGAAATCTTTGATACCGATAAGAGCGTCAAGCTAATGGAAGAGTACCTGAAGCGTCATGGTATGGTAGACAAGGAAGACCGGGTTATCATAGCTACCGGTATGCCTATTGCCAAGCGCGGTCGTACGAACATGATCAAGGTGAGCACAATAGAATAA
- a CDS encoding GWxTD domain-containing protein: MNKRKHLKAIPFYLLLLSVALACSRSMNPNIERGSTFKFRQGFPEVRISAIGFLDEGDDPGIDVTADIVYGSLIYKENQDSLQARFTIEIQVLPKDNTSGSPTTHQETITITRSNSNIVNSQDLYSYDKRIPVDPGTYDINVTVIDRNSGKQLTRQTQTFIPDPGNSVQNLTNIQLLGKKAAGDWAPITTYDVQRDVDSLMFRLQVTNNTSEEPLAINARLMRFESDTTIARPMYFNGYSPSSIQYKGIDYDEEEVLQSTRRILTQPGSVLIEYKFGSQPRGNYRFDVQNDEDEENRLFKARDFGVKSKNYPSIKSARELASPLYYLMSKKEYEELMAIQDKDSLKQAVDRFWLKNLNNKNRARQVIQMYYQRVEEANKQFSNFKEGWKTDLGMIYILFGPPWYVDQSLNRMRWSYSYNRDDPEYNYLFETPKLQSEFYPYQNYLLQRNQYYFNVEYQQTQLWLTGQILRRSL; the protein is encoded by the coding sequence ATGAATAAAAGAAAGCACTTAAAGGCCATTCCGTTTTACCTGCTGTTGCTTAGTGTAGCTCTCGCTTGCTCACGTTCCATGAATCCGAATATTGAGAGAGGATCTACCTTTAAATTCAGGCAGGGCTTCCCGGAAGTACGAATATCAGCTATTGGTTTCTTAGACGAAGGAGATGATCCCGGCATTGACGTAACGGCTGATATCGTATACGGCAGCCTAATCTATAAAGAGAATCAAGACAGCCTGCAGGCTCGTTTTACTATTGAAATTCAGGTTCTGCCCAAGGACAATACTTCAGGTTCCCCGACCACCCACCAGGAGACTATTACTATAACAAGGTCAAATTCGAATATTGTAAATAGCCAGGATCTCTATTCATACGATAAGCGAATTCCTGTAGATCCCGGCACCTACGATATTAATGTTACCGTTATCGATCGAAATTCCGGTAAACAATTAACACGGCAGACTCAGACATTTATACCCGATCCAGGTAACAGCGTACAGAATCTCACCAACATTCAGTTATTGGGTAAAAAAGCAGCCGGTGATTGGGCTCCCATTACCACCTATGACGTTCAGCGTGATGTAGACTCCCTGATGTTTCGTCTTCAGGTTACCAATAACACTTCCGAAGAGCCCTTGGCCATCAATGCCAGACTGATGCGCTTTGAATCGGATACCACCATTGCACGCCCGATGTACTTTAATGGGTATAGCCCATCGAGCATACAATATAAAGGTATTGATTATGACGAGGAGGAGGTTTTGCAATCCACCCGAAGGATATTGACCCAGCCGGGCAGCGTTCTCATAGAATATAAATTTGGCAGCCAGCCACGGGGAAATTATCGCTTTGATGTTCAAAATGACGAGGATGAAGAAAACCGTCTTTTTAAAGCGCGTGACTTCGGGGTTAAAAGCAAGAACTATCCATCCATCAAATCTGCCAGGGAGTTGGCTAGCCCACTTTACTATCTGATGAGTAAAAAAGAGTATGAGGAACTGATGGCCATTCAGGATAAGGACTCCCTGAAACAAGCCGTAGATCGATTCTGGCTTAAAAACCTGAATAACAAAAACCGGGCTCGCCAGGTTATACAGATGTATTACCAGAGAGTGGAAGAAGCCAACAAGCAGTTTTCAAATTTTAAAGAAGGTTGGAAAACCGACTTGGGCATGATCTATATTCTCTTCGGTCCACCCTGGTATGTTGACCAATCGTTGAATAGAATGCGGTGGTCGTACTCTTATAACCGCGATGATCCCGAATACAATTACCTCTTTGAGACTCCTAAACTACAATCGGAATTTTATCCGTATCAGAATTACCTACTGCAGAGAAACCAATACTACTTTAATGTAGAGTACCAGCAGACCCAGCTCTGGCTGACCGGGCAGATATTGCGCAGAAGCCTATAA
- a CDS encoding tetratricopeptide repeat protein — MKFSKYISLLLLTLILVSCSGIKSSWKNFRAHYNSYYNAEKSYSAGLRTVEDQPVEVNPEMPQRVHLSPPGVSEQNFDNTIEKGAEILRKFPESKWTDDALYLLGKSYYYKEDFYLAIEKFEELAELTTNRRYRQEALVWKARSQLDLEEYLEGISFITGALNVGYLTGSYLAELKVLLSEHYAMLGNWKESADYMGEAMAGLRDGKLKGRAFFLYGQVLERLERYGEAFFAYDKVASQFPDYEYIYWSRMKKAEVARKEGNLESAISIYTSMSRDDKNVSRLDRINYEISRTYEMMGDIQQAEQRYKEILHDSKTAPSQNVRAKTYYRLGKIYSDQYQNFTTAAAYYDSASTQNANTQFLEDKFDAGELASAYGSYSELKSEINRVDSLLWLSSLSSSDLDSVVNTLRDKRREALNRRLQNRESATGRLANVGNRPSDNLTGDTSLYGFLNYKNPRLKRESINNFQALWGSRPLVDNWRRIEVVRSTGLADVEREEDRQINRPQILSEDIDSRLNIDLSEIPATSTEKEEYRQRLIGAKYRLGNLFLLTMNMPDSASTYFLDIIRNYPESELVPQSMYSLFEINSENGNDQQFRYWGNRILREYPETRYADKVDVRLNGMAESEQQRENGSENLLAQLQRIENASDTLSIYKAEQFRRLALANSSSDMAPYIHYRSIRSYVQLAKNNTERERYRQFLNVATEPDSVAGDSLVAQLYPFYGTYWDSVRNTISEYDSLFADKPLGEDVQTLRKYLNSELRTEAPPIQFTAKTKTEAEPVETVTQEKKALRTCRDLGTNLEIVGGMTNFLSRIDYPRELCDKVEAGEISYRIVVSEDGKVDSSTPLTTELPPALKKAFDNAINSFLYFDPILINGKPEAVSCSISFPIKKQAQHENRTVAQTQKQPSKQFLRACEDLDSQFDVVGGMKNFLSTVNYPEGVNRRTLSGEITFEIYIEANGKVRVVKMLSSQAPGRIDQAFQNAIDNRLYFDPYTLNDRIKNQSCSISFPVGGGY, encoded by the coding sequence TTGAAATTTTCAAAATACATATCTCTTCTTCTCCTGACACTTATCCTGGTAAGTTGTTCCGGTATTAAAAGTTCCTGGAAGAACTTTAGGGCTCACTACAACTCCTATTACAATGCCGAGAAAAGTTACAGTGCCGGTTTACGGACTGTGGAAGATCAACCCGTTGAAGTAAATCCCGAAATGCCGCAGCGCGTCCACCTTTCGCCCCCGGGTGTATCAGAGCAAAACTTCGACAATACCATCGAAAAGGGAGCAGAAATCCTCCGAAAGTTTCCCGAATCAAAATGGACGGATGACGCCTTATACCTGCTGGGAAAATCCTATTATTACAAAGAGGACTTTTACCTGGCCATTGAAAAGTTTGAGGAATTAGCTGAACTCACTACCAACCGGCGATACCGGCAGGAGGCACTTGTCTGGAAAGCTCGGAGTCAGCTCGACCTTGAAGAATACCTCGAAGGAATTTCATTCATTACTGGCGCGCTCAATGTTGGATATTTAACCGGTTCCTATCTGGCAGAATTGAAAGTACTGCTCTCAGAACACTATGCGATGCTCGGCAACTGGAAGGAATCGGCTGATTACATGGGAGAAGCTATGGCAGGGCTGCGTGACGGAAAGCTTAAAGGCAGGGCCTTTTTTCTTTATGGCCAGGTTCTGGAACGGCTGGAACGATATGGGGAAGCTTTTTTTGCTTATGATAAAGTAGCCTCTCAATTTCCTGACTACGAATACATCTACTGGTCACGAATGAAAAAGGCCGAGGTTGCAAGAAAAGAAGGCAATCTGGAGTCAGCAATTTCTATCTATACTTCGATGAGCCGGGATGACAAAAATGTTTCAAGACTGGATCGTATTAACTACGAGATATCGCGGACCTATGAAATGATGGGAGATATACAGCAGGCTGAACAGAGGTATAAGGAGATTCTGCACGACAGCAAAACGGCTCCTTCCCAAAATGTTCGGGCAAAAACCTATTACCGCCTCGGTAAAATCTATAGTGATCAGTACCAAAACTTTACGACGGCTGCGGCTTACTACGATTCTGCCTCCACACAAAATGCCAATACCCAATTTTTGGAAGATAAATTTGATGCGGGAGAGCTTGCCTCAGCCTATGGATCCTATTCAGAGCTGAAATCTGAAATTAACAGGGTTGACAGTCTTCTTTGGCTGAGCTCGCTCTCATCCTCGGATCTGGATTCGGTGGTAAATACGCTTCGTGATAAGAGGAGGGAGGCCCTCAATCGCAGGCTGCAAAACAGGGAGAGTGCGACCGGCCGTCTGGCCAATGTCGGCAACAGACCATCGGATAACCTAACCGGTGATACTTCCCTGTACGGGTTTCTCAATTACAAAAATCCGAGACTGAAGAGAGAGTCCATCAATAATTTTCAAGCTCTTTGGGGAAGTCGTCCACTGGTAGATAACTGGCGCAGGATTGAGGTGGTGCGGAGTACGGGACTCGCCGATGTTGAAAGAGAAGAGGATCGGCAGATTAACAGGCCTCAGATACTAAGCGAGGATATAGACAGCCGATTGAATATCGATCTGAGTGAGATTCCGGCTACGTCTACTGAAAAAGAAGAGTACCGCCAGAGGCTGATCGGTGCCAAATATCGATTGGGAAATCTCTTTTTACTTACCATGAATATGCCCGACAGTGCAAGCACCTATTTTCTGGACATCATCCGAAATTACCCTGAAAGTGAGTTGGTGCCGCAGTCTATGTATTCACTTTTTGAGATCAACAGTGAAAATGGAAATGATCAGCAATTCCGCTATTGGGGAAATAGAATATTAAGGGAATACCCTGAAACCAGGTATGCGGATAAGGTGGATGTAAGGTTGAATGGCATGGCAGAAAGTGAGCAGCAGAGGGAGAATGGTTCAGAAAACCTCTTGGCGCAGCTTCAGAGAATTGAAAATGCATCAGATACTCTCTCTATCTATAAGGCGGAACAGTTTAGACGTCTTGCTTTGGCGAACAGTTCATCTGATATGGCTCCTTACATTCACTACAGATCAATCCGCAGTTATGTTCAATTGGCAAAAAATAATACTGAGAGAGAACGCTATAGACAATTTTTAAACGTTGCCACTGAACCGGATTCGGTTGCCGGTGATTCCCTGGTTGCGCAACTCTATCCATTTTATGGCACTTATTGGGATAGCGTTCGGAATACAATTTCAGAGTATGACAGTCTATTCGCTGATAAACCACTTGGTGAAGACGTACAAACTTTAAGAAAGTATCTGAACAGCGAACTAAGGACTGAAGCTCCACCGATTCAGTTTACCGCTAAAACAAAAACCGAAGCTGAGCCTGTAGAAACCGTAACACAGGAGAAAAAAGCGTTGCGTACCTGCAGAGACCTTGGGACAAATCTTGAGATTGTAGGGGGTATGACAAACTTCCTGTCAAGGATTGATTATCCGCGTGAATTGTGTGATAAAGTTGAAGCGGGAGAAATATCATACCGAATTGTGGTCTCTGAAGATGGAAAAGTTGATTCCAGCACTCCCTTAACAACAGAGCTGCCGCCTGCTCTCAAAAAGGCTTTTGATAATGCTATCAATAGCTTCCTCTATTTCGATCCTATACTGATTAACGGAAAGCCGGAGGCGGTAAGCTGCAGTATCAGTTTCCCAATTAAAAAACAAGCTCAGCACGAGAACCGAACCGTTGCTCAAACTCAAAAGCAGCCCTCTAAACAGTTTTTGCGTGCATGCGAGGATCTGGATTCACAGTTCGATGTGGTTGGCGGGATGAAAAATTTCCTTTCGACGGTGAACTACCCGGAAGGTGTGAACAGACGGACGCTATCGGGAGAGATCACTTTTGAAATCTATATAGAGGCTAACGGTAAAGTGAGAGTAGTGAAAATGCTATCAAGCCAGGCACCGGGACGGATAGACCAGGCATTCCAAAATGCAATTGACAACCGTCTCTATTTTGATCCTTACACTTTGAATGACCGGATTAAGAATCAGAGCTGCAGCATTAGTTTCCCCGTGGGAGGGGGTTATTAG
- a CDS encoding RagB/SusD family nutrient uptake outer membrane protein yields the protein MNKLKYLKYLLVVGIFAFIGCNDFLEKPSPATSVPGEQVLTSEEGVVSLRASMYSRLRASFDYSTEYFVGPSAFADETRNRPGSTRFQGLNEAVGTDGDTNGLSSYSDTYEIILDANLLISGVQDGVLDQATLNRYRGEAYALRAMALHHLARALSYEPGQEQGGWTEGIVLVTTPTQDIADVGPKARASVSEVYSQILSDLTEARNLLSGVNSDNTYITEAFVDGLTARVNLYAGNWGAANTAAGDAISNSGRSLENTDSGVANMFDETAGGHPEAIFKVVVNPDTEPIAGSNVNNGLAAYTAEQWSAQLPTNVVLDSYEAADYRLGWYAPCFDSFNGAAESDCADVNDEGFELQKFNGELGNLADDIPYMRIAEMYLIQAEAAAKDANSVAAGIGPLNTLRTARNASTVAAADFADLEEFEDFILQERIRELVSEGHRFWDLKRLGRDIPNTDGSTKIRYDSYRILDDIGAGNISSNPELVENPGY from the coding sequence ATGAATAAACTTAAATATTTAAAGTATCTACTGGTTGTAGGCATCTTCGCTTTTATAGGATGTAACGACTTTTTAGAGAAACCTAGCCCGGCTACGTCTGTACCCGGTGAGCAAGTACTGACCTCCGAAGAAGGAGTAGTTAGTCTGCGGGCTTCTATGTACTCGCGTTTACGAGCCAGTTTCGACTACTCTACCGAGTATTTTGTAGGGCCCAGCGCTTTTGCAGATGAGACTAGAAACCGTCCGGGATCCACACGCTTCCAAGGTTTAAATGAAGCAGTCGGAACCGACGGCGACACTAATGGTCTATCTTCTTACAGCGATACCTACGAGATCATACTGGACGCCAACCTGTTGATCAGTGGCGTTCAGGATGGAGTGCTTGACCAGGCCACCCTAAACCGCTATCGCGGTGAAGCCTATGCTCTCAGAGCTATGGCTTTGCATCATTTGGCGCGTGCTTTAAGCTACGAACCCGGTCAGGAACAAGGCGGTTGGACGGAAGGTATAGTCCTCGTCACTACCCCTACACAGGATATTGCTGATGTCGGACCGAAGGCTCGTGCATCTGTATCAGAAGTGTACTCACAGATTCTTTCCGATCTTACTGAAGCTAGAAACCTGCTTTCAGGAGTTAACAGTGATAACACCTATATCACTGAGGCTTTTGTTGACGGTCTCACTGCCCGCGTAAATCTTTACGCCGGTAACTGGGGCGCTGCCAACACAGCTGCAGGAGATGCAATCTCAAATAGTGGGCGTTCATTAGAAAACACTGATTCAGGTGTTGCTAATATGTTCGATGAAACCGCTGGAGGACATCCTGAAGCTATCTTTAAGGTGGTAGTAAATCCTGATACCGAACCTATTGCGGGAAGTAATGTTAATAACGGATTGGCAGCTTACACTGCAGAGCAGTGGTCAGCACAGTTGCCAACCAACGTGGTACTTGACAGTTACGAAGCCGCCGATTATCGACTCGGGTGGTACGCTCCTTGTTTTGACAGTTTTAACGGGGCTGCAGAATCTGACTGTGCCGATGTGAATGATGAAGGTTTTGAACTTCAGAAATTCAATGGTGAGTTAGGGAATTTAGCAGATGATATTCCTTACATGCGGATTGCTGAGATGTACCTGATTCAAGCCGAAGCAGCTGCTAAAGATGCTAATAGCGTCGCTGCCGGTATTGGCCCTTTGAATACACTTAGAACTGCAAGAAATGCAAGCACCGTAGCTGCTGCAGACTTTGCTGATCTCGAAGAATTCGAGGATTTCATCCTGCAAGAACGTATTCGAGAACTGGTTTCCGAAGGACACCGTTTCTGGGACCTGAAACGTCTTGGTCGTGACATCCCCAACACGGATGGTTCTACTAAGATACGTTACGATTCCTATCGTATTCTGGATGATATCGGAGCTGGAAATATCAGCTCTAATCCGGAACTCGTTGAGAATCCAGGCTATTAA